One part of the Mycolicibacterium aromaticivorans JS19b1 = JCM 16368 genome encodes these proteins:
- a CDS encoding PLP-dependent aminotransferase family protein, which yields MPTTMKARTLDPDLLVRELGNWRTSSKSGPTYQALADGLRMLIVDGRLPVGSRLPSERVLAEALRVSRTTVTAAYADLGGTGYLHARRGARSTVALPHTPVSVPAATFAAINLASAALAAPASAVQDAFTEAARESAGYLQQTGHDMRGILPFREAIAERYCARGLPTEADQIMVTSGAQHAIALILTTYVQPGDRVLVEQPTYHGALSAIATAGARPVPVAMTREGWELDAVHAAVRQLAPTLAYLVPDNHNPTGFSMPPADRKRICDIVAETRTRTVIDETLTDIWIDEPVPPPVAASMSARTDLMITIGSMSKSFWGGMRIGWIRAEPSVLATIRAVRPSIDLGTSVVEQLAAAILLTHRAAEVLPERREILRRRRTLLLELLEQHLPEWRPLPGTGGMSLWVQLPAPVSSAMCASASRLGVELPPGPRFGVDGTLERFVRIPFALPEDELTEAIELLGTAWRSITGSATVESTAVVI from the coding sequence ATGCCGACGACGATGAAGGCCAGAACCCTCGACCCAGACCTTTTGGTCCGAGAGCTGGGCAACTGGCGTACCTCGAGCAAAAGTGGCCCCACCTACCAGGCATTGGCCGACGGGCTGCGGATGCTGATCGTCGACGGCCGACTGCCGGTCGGTTCGCGACTGCCCAGCGAGCGCGTGCTCGCCGAAGCGCTGCGCGTCTCGCGGACCACCGTCACCGCCGCGTATGCCGACTTGGGCGGCACCGGCTATCTGCATGCCCGGCGCGGCGCCCGCAGCACGGTTGCGCTTCCCCACACTCCGGTCAGTGTCCCCGCCGCGACTTTTGCCGCCATCAACCTGGCGTCGGCTGCGCTGGCCGCCCCGGCCAGCGCAGTGCAGGACGCGTTCACCGAGGCCGCCCGCGAGTCCGCCGGTTATCTGCAGCAGACCGGACATGACATGCGCGGGATCTTGCCCTTTCGTGAGGCGATTGCCGAACGCTATTGCGCCCGAGGGCTTCCCACCGAGGCCGACCAGATCATGGTCACAAGCGGCGCGCAGCACGCGATCGCGTTGATCCTGACGACCTACGTTCAGCCCGGTGATCGTGTACTCGTCGAGCAGCCCACGTATCACGGGGCGCTCAGCGCGATTGCGACCGCGGGAGCCCGGCCCGTTCCGGTGGCGATGACAAGGGAGGGTTGGGAACTCGACGCCGTACACGCCGCCGTGCGACAACTCGCCCCGACTCTGGCCTATCTGGTGCCTGACAACCACAATCCGACAGGGTTCTCGATGCCGCCCGCGGACCGCAAGCGAATTTGCGACATCGTCGCCGAGACACGCACCCGCACAGTGATCGACGAAACCCTCACCGACATCTGGATCGACGAGCCGGTGCCGCCGCCGGTCGCCGCCTCGATGAGCGCGCGCACCGACCTGATGATCACGATCGGATCGATGTCGAAGTCGTTCTGGGGCGGGATGCGCATCGGCTGGATCCGCGCGGAACCGAGCGTGCTCGCGACCATCCGCGCGGTCCGCCCGTCGATCGACCTGGGCACGTCGGTGGTCGAACAGCTCGCTGCGGCAATACTTCTCACGCATCGTGCCGCGGAGGTACTGCCCGAACGCCGGGAGATCCTGCGGAGGCGACGAACCCTGCTGCTCGAACTTCTGGAGCAGCACCTGCCGGAGTGGCGCCCGCTGCCGGGCACCGGCGGCATGTCGCTGTGGGTGCAGCTGCCCGCGCCGGTGAGCTCGGCGATGTGCGCGTCGGCATCCCGGCTCGGCGTCGAGTTGCCACCCGGCCCCCGCTTCGGGGTGGACGGCACACTGGAGCGCTTCGTCCGGATTCCGTTCGCACTGCCCGAGGACGAACTGACCGAGGCAATCGAGTTGCTCGGCACGGCGTGGCGCAGCATCACCGGCTCGGCCACCGTCGAGTCCACGGCCGTGGTGATCTAG
- a CDS encoding YczE/YyaS/YitT family protein: MAMMVRAGLGLDPWDVFHQGLTRHTPMTIGMASAVVGVVVLLAWIPLRNKPGIGTVANVIVIAVTVDAGLAVLTAPESVPARVALMSGAVLLNAVSTVIYVGAGLGPGPRDGLMTGLVARTGVSVRVVRTVIEATVLAVGWLLGGSVGVGTVVYAFGIGPIVQLVLRLTPKPVLAASGWANILEKSRKRSDPRRADSGEYGTMVQCPMPPTRSTPTC, encoded by the coding sequence ATGGCGATGATGGTGCGCGCCGGGCTGGGTCTCGATCCGTGGGATGTGTTCCACCAGGGGCTGACCCGGCACACCCCGATGACCATCGGGATGGCCTCGGCGGTGGTCGGCGTCGTCGTGTTGCTGGCCTGGATCCCGTTGCGCAACAAGCCCGGCATCGGCACGGTCGCCAACGTCATCGTCATCGCGGTCACCGTCGACGCCGGCCTGGCCGTGCTGACCGCACCGGAATCGGTACCGGCGAGGGTCGCCCTGATGTCAGGCGCCGTGCTGCTCAACGCGGTATCGACGGTTATCTACGTGGGCGCCGGTCTGGGACCCGGCCCCCGTGACGGCTTGATGACGGGACTGGTTGCGCGGACCGGTGTTTCGGTACGCGTGGTGCGCACCGTGATCGAAGCCACCGTGCTGGCGGTGGGCTGGCTGCTGGGCGGCAGCGTGGGAGTCGGAACCGTCGTCTACGCCTTCGGTATCGGGCCGATTGTGCAACTCGTCCTGCGTCTCACCCCGAAACCGGTCCTGGCTGCCAGCGGGTGGGCGAACATCCTCGAGAAGAGTCGAAAACGCAGCGACCCCAGGCGTGCGGACTCCGGTGAATACGGCACGATGGTGCAGTGTCCGATGCCGCCGACGAGGTCGACCCCGACCTGCTGA
- a CDS encoding ABC transporter ATP-binding protein encodes MSDAADEVDPDLLIDFRKVSLRRGGRVLVGPITWQVELDERWVVIGPNGAGKTSLLRIAAAMEHPSSGVAYVLAERLGRTDMGELRQRVGLSSAALAQRVPDDELVRDLVVSAGYAVLGRWRENYDEIDYARAVDTLESVGAEHLADRTYGTLSEGERKRVLIARSLMTDPELLLLDEPAAGLDLGGREELVARLADLAADPDAPALVLVTHHVEEIPPGFSHCLILSEGQVVAGGLLRDTLTAENLSTAFGQSIALDVIDGRYFARRVRSRAAHRRR; translated from the coding sequence GTGTCCGATGCCGCCGACGAGGTCGACCCCGACCTGCTGATCGACTTCCGGAAAGTATCGCTGCGCCGCGGGGGCCGGGTCCTGGTCGGACCCATCACCTGGCAGGTCGAACTCGACGAACGCTGGGTGGTGATCGGGCCCAACGGCGCAGGCAAGACCTCGCTGCTGCGGATTGCGGCTGCGATGGAACATCCGTCGTCCGGCGTCGCCTACGTGCTCGCGGAGCGGCTGGGCCGCACCGACATGGGCGAGCTGCGCCAGCGGGTGGGGTTGAGCAGCGCGGCGCTCGCACAGCGGGTGCCCGACGACGAACTGGTCCGCGATCTGGTCGTCTCGGCCGGGTACGCCGTGTTGGGCCGGTGGCGAGAGAACTACGACGAGATCGACTACGCCCGCGCGGTGGACACACTGGAGAGCGTCGGCGCCGAACACCTGGCCGACCGCACCTACGGCACCCTGTCGGAGGGTGAACGCAAACGCGTGCTGATCGCCCGCTCGCTGATGACCGATCCTGAGTTGCTTCTTCTCGACGAGCCCGCGGCCGGGCTGGACCTCGGTGGCCGCGAGGAACTGGTCGCCCGGCTGGCCGATCTGGCTGCCGACCCTGACGCACCCGCGCTGGTCCTGGTCACCCACCATGTCGAGGAGATCCCGCCAGGCTTCAGCCACTGCCTGATCCTGTCCGAGGGCCAGGTGGTGGCCGGTGGACTGCTGCGTGACACCCTGACGGCGGAGAATTTGTCCACCGCGTTCGGGCAATCGATTGCGCTGGACGTCATCGACGGCCGCTACTTCGCCCGACGCGTGCGCAGTCGCGCGGCCCACAGGAGGCGCTGA